The Plasmodium gaboni strain SY75 chromosome 3, whole genome shotgun sequence genome includes the window cattttctaAATCTTGAACATCTTCAAAACTATGTACATTTACTTTCGTCCCataaatttttatcttATCAGTATCCATAGGAGTATTAGCAACCATAACTTTACAATTAGTTAAACTTTTAGGTTGATTGATTCCTATTCTTTTTTCTAAAATAAATCCTTCTTCTAAATATGAATCTTTAATTGTACCCCCcgttttttttattatttgtattaaatctaaatttaaattatcttttattCTTAATATTGCATTTACAGCTAGTTGGGCAAAATGTTCCTTTTCATGTGTCAATAATTTCGAAGATAATGTAGTTCTAGCTATTTTTAACATATCTTCTTTAAATAAATCAGAATTGATATCATGAGAAAAACATGAATCTAATAAAGCTTCTCTTGCAGAAGCTAATGCCATACGAAATCCATCACATATTATTTGAGGAtgaattttattttcaacTAATATTTCTGCATTTCTTAACATTTCTGCAGCTAATACAACAACACCAGTAGTACCATCACCACATTTATTATCTTGTTGCATACTTACATCTACTAATATTTTAGAAACAGGATTATCTAACCACACTGATTTTAATATTGTTGCTCCATCATTTGTAACAGTATGTTGATGAGATCTAGTACCTTCAATATTTAAAGgtgttaatattttatctaAACCTCTAGGACCTAATGTACTCTTAACTAAATCTCCTACGGCGATAGCACCTACAAAATATTGTAGTCTCGCAATTTCTCCCTTATCTTCTTGGGCCCCTTCTTTTAAAACATCAGGCATAACAGAATTCATCTAAAGGgtaaaaaattaaaataaaataaaaaatacatatatatatatatatatattttactttGTATAACAACCTATGTTCTTATGacattataaaaaataatataatggggttcaaaatatatttaacatatataaaacgAACATACATAAACaaacaaatattaatataaatataaatatagccatatatataacatcTCAAAAATGTTATCCTTtaattattctttttatttttttaaacttaccattttatattttatttctatttcacaaaaaaaaaaaaaaaaaaaaaaaaaaaaaattttaatatgacactttatattttatataaccTCCTAATTTTCACagtataatatatagtaatattctataaatatttcttttataaagatataaattaaaatatttggagattttttatttttataaa containing:
- a CDS encoding putative T-complex protein beta subunit — protein: MMNSVMPDVLKEGAQEDKGEIARLQYFVGAIAVGDLVKSTLGPRGLDKILTPLNIEGTRSHQHTVTNDGATILKSVWLDNPVSKILVDVSMQQDNKCGDGTTGVVVLAAEMLRNAEILVENKIHPQIICDGFRMALASAREALLDSCFSHDINSDLFKEDMLKIARTTLSSKLLTHEKEHFAQLAVNAILRIKDNLNLDLIQIIKKTGGTIKDSYLEEGFILEKRIGINQPKSLTNCKVMVANTPMDTDKIKIYGTKVNVHSFEDVQDLENEERLKMKNKVENIISHGCNVFINRQLIYNYPEQIFRENNVMTIEHSDFDGMERLANCLDAEIASTFEKGLNIKLGYCDKIEEIIIGEDKLVRFSGCKKNGACTIILRGASTHILEESERSLHDALAVLSETMKDNRVVLGAGCAEMLMSNAVDNLARTVEGKKSLAIEAYAKALRQIPTYILDNGGFDSSEIVSKIRAQHTKGNKYAGIDIEKGDVGNIMELGIYESYNSKLSQLTSATEAVEMILRVDDIIKCAPRKRTGM